A genomic segment from Aegilops tauschii subsp. strangulata cultivar AL8/78 chromosome 1, Aet v6.0, whole genome shotgun sequence encodes:
- the LOC109757803 gene encoding glutathione S-transferase 1-like, whose amino-acid sequence MVPVKVYGLPMNGSVARVLACLEEVDAEYEVVVVDLHTGEHKRLPHLARNKFDSVMLPIVFQGLVVPVYMGGTSGLKVIEENLEKLKEIMEVYEERLSKLKYLAGNFLSLADISHFPMVHLLQETPYGSVLDAYPHVKAWMAAVMDRPAVKKVMVLMKTFG is encoded by the exons ATGGTGCCGGTGAAGGTGTACGGCCTGCCCATGAACGGGAGCGTCGCGCGTGTTCTGGCGTGCCTGGAGGAGGTGGATGCGGAGTATGAGGTCGTGGTCGTGGACTTGCACACCGGCGAGCACAAGAGGCTGCCGCATCTTGCACGCAAT AAATTCGACAGTGTCATGCTGCCAATCGTCTTCCAAGGCCTCGTTGTCCCGGTTTACATGGGAGGAACTAGTGGTCTTAAAGTTATTGAAGAGAATCTGGAGAAGCTGAAGGAAATCATGGAAGTCTATGAGGAGCGCTTGTCCAAGTTGAAGTACTTAGCGGGAAATTTCCTCAGCTTAGCGGACATCAGCCATTTTCCAATGGTTCACCTCTTGCAGGAAACTCCCTACGGATCGGTGCTTGATGCATATCCACATGTGAAAGCATGGATGGCTGCCGTAATGGATCGGCCTGCTGTGAAGAAGGTCATGGTGCTTATGAAGACATTTGGTTGA
- the LOC109757804 gene encoding defensin Tk-AMP-D2 codes for MASPRRMAAAPAVLLLLLLLVATEMGTMKTAEARTCLSQSHKFKGTCLSNSNCAGVCRTENFPDGECNSHRLERKCYCKRTC; via the exons ATGGCGTCCCCTCGTCGCATGGCCGCCGCGCCCGCcgtcctcctcctgctgctcctCCTCGTCGCCACGG AGATGGGGACGATGAAGACGGCGGAGGCCCGGACGTGCCTGTCCCAGAGCCACAAGTTCAAGGGCACCTGCCTCAGCAACAGCAACTGCGCCGGCGTGTGCCGCACCGAGAACTTCCCCGACGGCGAGTGCAACTCCCACCGCCTCGAGCGCAAGTGCTACTGCAAGCGGACCTGCTAA
- the LOC109757815 gene encoding E3 ubiquitin-protein ligase CHIP isoform X2, giving the protein MAAAAEDVGVARQAELRRAEGNACFRKARLGAAIDCYTEAIALCPGVAVYWVNRGLCHFRRKDWARVEEDSRRALALDDTSVKGHYLLGCALLEKEECALAVKEFEKALDLLKSSNSGDKMAEDIWQVLAKAKYLDWEKHSTQRVWKMQSLREACENALQEHHFLSGTLSEDSDGTTNEYPDQCKLLSEVFTNAILADTPGDVPDYLCCQITFEIFRDPVITPSGVTYERAILLEHLRKVGNFDPVSREPLKEHQLVPNLAIKEAVQAYLKEHSWAYKSN; this is encoded by the exons atggcggcggcggcggaggacgtCGGCGTGGCCCGGCAGGCGGAGCTCCGGCGCGCCGAGGGCAACGCGTGCTTCCGCAAGGCCCGCCTCGGCGCCGCCATCGACTGCTACACCGAG GCGATTGCGCTCTGCCCCGGCGTCGCGGTCTACTGGGTGAACCGGGGCCTCTGCCACTTCCGCCGCAAGGACTGGGCCAGGGTCGAGGAGGACAGCCGGAGGGCGCTCGCGCTCGACGACACCTCCGTCAAG GGGCACTATCTGCTAGGGTGTGCTCTGCTCGAGAAGGAGGAGTGCGCTCTCGCCGTCAAGGAGTTCGAGAAG GCTTTGGATCTCTTGAAGTCTTCAAATTCAGGGGACAAAATGGCGGAGGACATTTGGCAGGTTCTTGCCAAGGCCAAGTACCTAGACTGGGAAAAGCACTCCACTCAGCGAGTTTGGAAGATGCAAAGTTTAAG GGAAGCATGCGAAAATGCTCTGCAGGAGCATCACTTTCTTAGCGGCACACTTTCAGAAGACTCTGATGGGACAACCAATGAGTATCCAGACCAATGCAAATTGTTATCTGAAGTCTTCACAAACGCTATACTTGCCGATACGCCAGGAGAT GTGCCCGACTACCTTTGCTGTCAAATAACTTTTGAGATTTTTAGAGATCCAGTTATCACACCCAGTGGTGTAACCTATGAGAGAGCCATACTGCTTGAGCATCTTCGTAAG GTGGGCAATTTCGACCCGGTGTCACGGGAGCCCTTGAAGGAGCATCAGTTGGTTCCGAATCTTGCCATCAAGGAAGCAGTCCAAGCATACCTCAAGGAGCACAGCTGGGCCTACAAGTCGAACTGA
- the LOC109757815 gene encoding E3 ubiquitin-protein ligase CHIP isoform X1, which translates to MAAAAEDVGVARQAELRRAEGNACFRKARLGAAIDCYTEAIALCPGVAVYWVNRGLCHFRRKDWARVEEDSRRALALDDTSVKGHYLLGCALLEKEECALAVKEFEKALDLLKSSNSGDKMAEDIWQVLAKAKYLDWEKHSTQRVWKMQSLREACENALQEHHFLSGTLSEDSDGTTNEYPDQCKLLSEVFTNAILADTPGDVPDYLCCQITFEIFRDPVITPSGVTYERAILLEHLRKVGNFDPVTREPLKEHQLVPNLAIKEAVQAYLKEHSWAYKSN; encoded by the exons atggcggcggcggcggaggacgtCGGCGTGGCCCGGCAGGCGGAGCTCCGGCGCGCCGAGGGCAACGCGTGCTTCCGCAAGGCCCGCCTCGGCGCCGCCATCGACTGCTACACCGAG GCGATTGCGCTCTGCCCCGGCGTCGCGGTCTACTGGGTGAACCGGGGCCTCTGCCACTTCCGCCGCAAGGACTGGGCCAGGGTCGAGGAGGACAGCCGGAGGGCGCTCGCGCTCGACGACACCTCCGTCAAG GGGCACTATCTGCTAGGGTGTGCTCTGCTCGAGAAGGAGGAGTGCGCTCTCGCCGTCAAGGAGTTCGAGAAG GCTTTGGATCTCTTGAAGTCTTCAAATTCAGGGGACAAAATGGCGGAGGACATTTGGCAGGTTCTTGCCAAGGCCAAGTACCTAGACTGGGAAAAGCACTCCACTCAGCGAGTTTGGAAGATGCAAAGTTTAAG GGAAGCATGCGAAAATGCTCTGCAGGAGCATCACTTTCTTAGCGGCACACTTTCAGAAGACTCTGATGGGACAACCAATGAGTATCCAGACCAATGCAAATTGTTATCTGAAGTCTTCACAAACGCTATACTTGCCGATACGCCAGGAGAT GTGCCCGACTACCTTTGCTGTCAAATAACTTTTGAGATTTTTAGAGATCCAGTTATCACACCCAGTGGTGTAACCTATGAGAGAGCCATACTGCTTGAGCATCTTCGTAAG GTGGGTAATTTTGACCCGGTGACACGGGAGCCCTTGAAGGAGCATCAGTTGGTTCCGAATCTTGCCATCAAGGAAGCAGTCCAAGCTTACCTCAAGGAGCACAGCTGGGCCTACAAGTCGAACTGA
- the LOC109757810 gene encoding methionine S-methyltransferase, whose amino-acid sequence MAAAAEGVEAFLATCAASGDAAYGAAKAVLERLDAPATRAEARRLLGAVRRRFAAGGPAAGLECFRTYHFRIHDVVLDPHLQGFQQRKKLTMMEIPSIFIPEDWSFTFYEGLNRHPDSIFRDKTVAELGCGNGWISIALAEKWCPSKVYGLDINPRAIKIAWINLYLNALDDDGLPIYDAEGKTLLDRVEFYESDLLSYCRDNKIELDRIVGCIPQILNPNPEAMSKIVTENSSEEFLYSLSNYCALQGFVEDQFGLGLIARAVEEGISVIKPSGLMVFNMGGRPGQGVCERLFLRRGFRINKLWQTKIMQAADTDISALVEIEKNSRHRFEFFMDLVGDQPVCARTAWAYMKSGGRISHALSVYSCQLRQPNQVKKIFEFLKDGFHEVSSSLDLSFDDDSVADEKIPFLAYLASFLQENTSNPCEPPAGCLNFRNLVAGFMKSYHHIPLTPDNVVVFPSRAVAIENALRLFSPGLAIVDEHLTRHLPKQWLTSLAIEESNHAKDTVTVIEAPRQSDLLIELIRKLKPQVVVTGMAQFEAITSAAFVNLLSVTKDVGSRLLLDISEHLELSSLPSSNGVLKYLAGKTLPSHAAILCGLVKNQVYSDLEVAFAISEDPTVYKALSQTIELLEGHTSVISQHYYGCLFHELLAFQIGDRHPQQEREPAEVISKEMIGFSNSAMSTLEGAEFFVPGSKESGVIHMDLDRSFLPVPSAVNASIFESFVRQNITDSETDVRSSIQQLVKDSYGFSADSCSEIIYGNTCLALFNKLVLCCMQEQGTLLFPLGTNGHYVNAAKFVNATTLTIPTKADSGFKIEPSVLADALEKVSQPWVYISGPTINPTGFLYSDDDIAELLSVCAKYGARVVIDTSSSGLEFQAAGCSQWNLEKCLSNVKSSKPSFSVVLLGELSFELTTAGLDFGFLIMSDSSLVDTFYSFPSLSRPHSTLKYTFRKLLGLKNQKDQHFSDLIVEQKETLKNRANQLIKTLESCGWDAAGCHGGISMLAKPTAYIGKSLKVDGFEGKLDSHNIREALLKSTGLCISSSAWTGVPDYCRFSFALDSGEFDRAMECITRFKELVLGGSAKVNGSN is encoded by the exons ATGgctgcggcggcggagggcgTGGAGGCGTTCCTGGCGACGTGCGCGGCGTCGGGCGACGCGGCGTACGGCGCCGCCAAGGCCGTGCTGGAGCGGCTGGACGCGCCGGCCACGCGCGCCGAGGCCAGGCGGCTCCTCGGCGCCGTCCGGCGCCGCTTCGCCGCCGGCGGCCCCGCGGCCGGCCTCGAGTGCTTCCGCACCTACCACTTCCGCATCCACGACGTCGTCCTCGACCCCCACCTCCAAG GATTCCAACAAAGAAAGAAGCTAACAATGATGGAGATACCCAGCATTTTCATTCCAGAAGATTGGTCATTCACTTTCTACGAGGGTCTCAACCGTCATCCGGATTCCATCTTCAGGGATAAGACAGTAGCAGAGCTGGGATGTGGCAATGGTTGGATATCCATTGCACTTGCAGAGAAGTGGTGCCCTTCGAAG GTCTATGGTCTGGATATAAACCCAAGAGCTATCAAGATTGCATGGATAAACCTTTACTTGAATGCACTAGACGATGATGGTCTCCCAATCTATGATGCGGAGGGGAAAACATTGCTTGACAGAGTCGAATTCTACGAATCTGATCTTCTTTCTTACTGTAGAGATAACAAGATAGAACTCGATCGCATTGTTGGATGCATACCACAG ATTCTTAACCCCAATCCAGAGGCGATGTCAAAGATTGTAACTGAAAATTCAAGTGAGGAGTTCTTGTACTCATTGAGCAACTACTGTGCTCTTCAG GGCTTTGTTGAGGACCAATTTGGCCTCGGGTTGATTGCTCGTGCTGTTGAAGAAGGGATATCTGTGATAAAGCCTAGTGGTCTTATGGTATTCAACATGGGAGGCCGGCCAGGACAAGGTGTCTGTGAGCGCCTATTTCTACGCCGTGGATTTCGCATCAATAAGCTCTGGCAAACAAAAATTATGCAG GCTGCTGACACAGACATCTCAGCTTTAGTTGAAATTGAGAAAAATAGCCGACATCGCTTTGAGTTCTTTATGGATCTTGTTGGGGATCAGCCTGTGTGTGCACGCACAGCATGGGCATACATGAAATCTGGTGGCCGCATTTCACATGCTTTGTCTGTGTATAGCTGCCAACTTCGCCAGCCCAACCAG GTGAAGAAAATATTTGAGTTCCTTAAAGACGGATTCCATGAAGTCAGCAGTTCCCTCGATTTGTCCTTCGATGACGACTCTGTTGCTGATGAAAAGATTCCTTTCCTAGCATACCTAGCTAGTTTCTTGCAAGAGAACACGTCTAATCCTTGTGAGCCTCCAGCTGGATGTTTAAACTTCCGGAATCTTGTTGCCGGATTTATGAAGAGTTACCACCACATCCCATTAACTCCTGAC AATGTTGTTGTGTTCCCATCCCGTGCTGTTGCAATAGAAAATGCTCTTCGATTGTTCTCACCGGGACTTGCAATTGTTGATGAACACCTAACCAGACACTTGCCCAAGCAATGGTTAACATCTTTAGCAATTGAG GAAAGTAACCATGCTAAAGACACAGTAACTGTAATCGAAGCACCACGCCAATCAGATTTGCTGATTGAGTTGATCAGAAAACTGAAGCCTCAGGTTGTTGTTACTGGCATGGCTCAGTTTGAGGCTATCACCAGTGCTGCTTTCGTGAACTTATTAAGCGTAACGAAAGATGTTGGTTCCCGATTATTACTAGATATTTCAGAACATCTGGAGTTGTCTAGTCTGCCAAGCTCAAATGGTGTACTGAAATATCTTGCTGGGAAGACCCTGCCTTCACATGCGGCTATATTGTGTGGCTTAGTAAAGAATCAG GTTTATTCTGATCTGGAAGTTGCTTTTGCTATCTCTGAAGATCCAACTGTTTATAAGGCATTGTCACAGACTATTGAGCTATTGGAAGGCCATACTTCTGTCATCAGCCAGCACTATTATGGTTGCCTTTTCCATGAGCTGCTGGCGTTTCAAATTGGCGACCGGCATCCACAACAGGAG AGAGAACCTGCAGAAGTGATCTCTAAGGAGATGATAGGGTTTTCAAATTCAGCTATGTCCACATTAGAAGGAGCTGAGTTTTTCGTTCCTGGTTCCAAGGAATCCGGTGTCATACATATGGATCTGGACCGCAGCTTCTTACCAGTACCTTCTGCAGTAAACGCCTCCATTTTTGAAAGTTTTGTTCGTCAGAACATCACTGATTCTGAAACCGATGTCCGTTCCAGCATTCAGCAGCTGGTGAAAGATAGCTATGGCTTCTCAGCAGATAGCTGTTCGGAAATTATATACGGGAACACCTGTCTCGCGCTCttcaacaagcttgttctttgCTGCATGCAAGAACAGGGGACCTTGCTTTTCCCCTTGGGCACCAACGGGCATTACGTCAACGCAGCAAAGTTTGTGAACGCAACCACCTTGACTATTCCAACAAAGGCAGATTCAGGCTTCAAGATTGAACCAAGTGTTCTAGCCGACGCACTAGAGAAAGTGTCTCAGCCGTGGGTCTATATTTCTGGCCCCACAATCAACCCTACTGGCTTTCTGTACAGCGACGACGATATAGCAGAGCTGCTTTCTGTCTGTGCGAAGTACGGAGCTAGGGTGGTGATAGACACCTCCTCCTCTGGTCTGGAGTTCCAAGCCGCCGGCTGTAGCCAATGGAATTTGGAAAAATGTCTTTCTAATGTGAAGTCTTCAAAGCCCTCATTCTCTGTTGTCCTGCTCGGGGAGCTCTCCTTTGAGCTGACCACGGCTGGGCTTGACTTCGGGTTTCTGATTATGAGCGACTCGTCCTTGGTTGACACATTTTACAGTTTCCCAAGCTTGAGTCGGCCACACAGCACGTTGAAGTACACTTTCAGGAAACTGCTGGGTCTTAAGAACCAGAAGGATCAGCATTTCTCTGACCTCATCGTTGAGCAGAAGGAGACGCTGAAGAATCGTGCCAACCAGTTGATCAAG ACACTTGAGAGCTGTGGCTGGGACGCCGCGGGCTGCCATGGAGGCATCTCGATGCTGGCAAAGCCAACCGCCTACATTGGCAAATCGCTCAAGGTGGATGGCTTCGAGGGCAAGCTCGACAGCCACAACATCAGGGAAGCCCTCCTCAAGTCCACCGGGCTGTGCATAAGCAGCAGCGCGTGGACTGGGGTTCCAGACTACTGCCGGTTCAGCTTTGCTCTGGATAGCGGCGAGTTCGACCGGGCGATGGAGTGCATCACCCGGTTCAAGGAGCTGGTCCTCGGTGGCAGTGCTAAGGTGAATGGTAGCAACTAG